The following proteins are co-located in the Acropora palmata chromosome 11, jaAcrPala1.3, whole genome shotgun sequence genome:
- the LOC141897748 gene encoding aminoacyl tRNA synthase complex-interacting multifunctional protein 2-like isoform X2, with product MLKLSFSSLATNGSSKSLQSLEKRQDDMLLELHRLKATVEKMAINLGVSLPSYRAKTTPSTQDLVISASPSDPPLIICTLQHIMKQRGLLHSTASYTHSSVEGCIPEHVRTCFHNFSCSPKEKGRAPVILTILWKKEQHLPYLVVSPCSHTALFGEITIARYLCRTFLPDLYGDLTPEESAVADNWIDQSLEGSKVVKNLEAKLGKQQWIVGSAMSLADVVLASCIVKKGGGKALSDNLNKWFESIPGLPPC from the exons CTGTCTTTCTCGTCGCTTGCTACAAAT GGTTCTTCAAAGAGCTTGCAATCGTTGGAAAAAAGGCAAGACGATATGTTATTGGAACTCCATAGACTAAAAGCTACTGTTGAAAAGATGGCAATCAATCTTGGAGTTTCACTTCCGTCATACAGAGCGAAA ACAACACCAAGTACTCAAGATCTGGTAATTTCAGCTTCTCCATCAGACCCACCATTGATTATTTGCACTCTTCAACACATAATGAAGCAGAGAGGATTGTTGCACTCTACAGCAAGTTATACTCACTCGTCAGTTGAGGGATGCATTCCCGAACATGTCAGAACATGCTTTCATAACTTTTCCTGTTCACCTAAAGAGAAGGGTCGAGCACCAGTCATCTTAACTattctatggaaaaaag AACAACATCTTCCATATCTTGTGGTATCTCCCTGCTCTCACACAGCTCTTTTTGGTGAAATAACTATTGCACGTTACCTCTGTCGCACTTTCTTGCCTGACTTATATGGTGACTTGACACCTGAAGAGTCTGCTGTAGCAGACAACTGGATTGACCAATCACTTGAGGGAAGTaaagttgttaaaaatttGGAGGCAAAGTTAGGGAAGCAGCAATGGATTGTTGGAAGTGCAATGAGCCTTGCAGATGTTGTGCTGGCCTCATGTATTGTCAAGAAAGGTGGTGGTAAAGCATTGTCTGACAATTTGAACAAGTGGTTTGAGAGTATTCCTGGACTACCACcatgttaa
- the LOC141897744 gene encoding phosphoribosyl pyrophosphate synthase-associated protein 2-like isoform X3 codes for MELFILAYGCKTSCARRIIGVLPYLPYSKQSKMNKRGSIPSKLVASLMCKAGLTNIITVDLHSKEIQGFYDAPVDNLRASPFLVQYITDKVADFRNAVIVARNPGSAIRATSFAERLRLGLAVIHGEQKEPESERLDGRQSPPPALAESQKFAYTFTDHAMDLPGFLPKAKPPINVVGDVGGKIAIIVDDMIDEAESFVTAAKLLKERGAYKILVMVTHGLLSANAPELIDDSVIDEIVVTNTVSHDSKMSRCSKIRTVDISSLLAEAIRRIHNGESMGYLFRNVPLED; via the exons ATGGAGTTGTTTATTTTGGCATATGGGTGCAAAACATCTTGTGCAAGGAGAATTATTG GTGTTCTTCCCTACTTACCATActcaaaacaaagtaaaatgaacaaaaggGGATCAATTCCTTCCAAGCTAGTTGCTTCTTTGATGTGCAAAGCAG GTCTTACAAATATCATAACAGTTGATCTGCACTCTAAGGAAATTCAAGGATTTTATGATGCCCCAGTTGACAACTTGAGAGCTTCTCCATTTCTTGTCCAGTATATCACAGACAAG GTTGCTGACTTCAGAAATGCAGTAATCGTTGCAAGGAATCCAGGTTCAGCTATCAG GGCCACATCTTTTGCTGAGCGATTGAGGCTTGGATTAGCAGTGATCCATGGGGAACAAAAGGAACCAGAGAGTGAGCGTCTTGATGGGCGTCAGTCACCACCACCTGCATTAGCAGAGTCACAGAAATTTGCTTATACATTTACCGATCATGCCATGGATCTACCAG GATTTCTTCCGAAAGCCAAACCACCAATCAATGTTGTTGGAGATGTTGGAGGAAAAATAGCGATAATAGTT GATGACATGATTGACGAGGCAGAATCTTTTGTCACTGCTGCCAAACTTTTGAAGGAGCGTGGGGCTTACAAGATTTTGGTTATGGTAACCCATGGCCTTTTGTCTGCAAATGCACCTGAACTGATCGATGACTCTGTGATTGACGAG ATTGTTGTCACAAATACAGTTTCCCATGATTCTAAGATGTCTCGATGCAGTAAGATAAGAACAGTGGATATAAGCTCACTTCTGGCTGAAGCAATCCGCCGGATTCACAATGGAGAGTCAATGGGATATCTATTTAGAAATGTGCCATTAGAAGATTAA
- the LOC141897744 gene encoding phosphoribosyl pyrophosphate synthase-associated protein 2-like isoform X2 — translation MNPGQSGFVVFSLNSNRELSEKIARKLGIELAPCDVGKFQNQETKVKIGVSVRGRDVYIIQSGLGENLGVNDALMELFILAYGCKTSCARRIIGVLPYLPYSKQSKMNKRGSIPSKLVASLMCKAGLTNIITVDLHSKEIQGFYDAPVDNLRASPFLVQYITDKVADFRNAVIVARNPGSAIRATSFAERLRLGLAVIHGEQKEPESERLDGRQSPPPALAESQKFAYTFTDHAMDLPGFLPKAKPPINVVGDVGGKIAIIVDDMIDEAESFVTAAKLLKERGAYKILVMVTHGLLSANAPELIDDSVIDEIVVTNTVSHDSKMSRCSKIRTVDISSLLAEAIRRIHNGESMGYLFRNVPLED, via the exons ATGAACCCTGGTCAAAGCggctttgttgttttttctctgAATTCAAACAGAGAACTGTCTGAGAAGATCGCTAG GAAGCTTGGAATCGAGCTTGCTCCGTGTGATGTAGGAAAGTTTCAGAACCAAG AAACCAAAGTGAAAATTGGGGTGTCTGTTCGTGGAAGAGATGTTTATATTATACAGTCAGGACTTGG GGAAAATCTTGGTGTTAATGATGCTCTGATGGAGTTGTTTATTTTGGCATATGGGTGCAAAACATCTTGTGCAAGGAGAATTATTG GTGTTCTTCCCTACTTACCATActcaaaacaaagtaaaatgaacaaaaggGGATCAATTCCTTCCAAGCTAGTTGCTTCTTTGATGTGCAAAGCAG GTCTTACAAATATCATAACAGTTGATCTGCACTCTAAGGAAATTCAAGGATTTTATGATGCCCCAGTTGACAACTTGAGAGCTTCTCCATTTCTTGTCCAGTATATCACAGACAAG GTTGCTGACTTCAGAAATGCAGTAATCGTTGCAAGGAATCCAGGTTCAGCTATCAG GGCCACATCTTTTGCTGAGCGATTGAGGCTTGGATTAGCAGTGATCCATGGGGAACAAAAGGAACCAGAGAGTGAGCGTCTTGATGGGCGTCAGTCACCACCACCTGCATTAGCAGAGTCACAGAAATTTGCTTATACATTTACCGATCATGCCATGGATCTACCAG GATTTCTTCCGAAAGCCAAACCACCAATCAATGTTGTTGGAGATGTTGGAGGAAAAATAGCGATAATAGTT GATGACATGATTGACGAGGCAGAATCTTTTGTCACTGCTGCCAAACTTTTGAAGGAGCGTGGGGCTTACAAGATTTTGGTTATGGTAACCCATGGCCTTTTGTCTGCAAATGCACCTGAACTGATCGATGACTCTGTGATTGACGAG ATTGTTGTCACAAATACAGTTTCCCATGATTCTAAGATGTCTCGATGCAGTAAGATAAGAACAGTGGATATAAGCTCACTTCTGGCTGAAGCAATCCGCCGGATTCACAATGGAGAGTCAATGGGATATCTATTTAGAAATGTGCCATTAGAAGATTAA
- the LOC141897745 gene encoding histidine protein methyltransferase 1 homolog — protein MADFKFNFSFEASNDETIRPPDEPDSGISPLLKSERQAKEIVISSGLSTYLSSRVEDLIFHDGSVVIKHVSELDIEDNLKEKEEHQSLDILTAVKNSSDLIPSIYEGGMKIWKCSLDLVDYLIERGIEFEGKRVLEIGCGAGLPGIFAVLKGAKVDFQDYNEDVIRYITIPNVLTNLQQFKTISEGEADSKMCHLYQQVRESCRFFCGDWGSVVDFINPEHVKEMTYDIVLTSETIYSVSSYHKLYNFIKKHVKKPIGVAYVAAKTHYFGVGGGTRSFEEMVMKDGEFKISVSKVYNEGVQREILCMQHRKEN, from the coding sequence ATGGCAGActtcaagtttaatttttctttcgaaGCTAGTAATGATGAAACAATCCGTCCTCCTGACGAACCTGACTCTGGAATATCACCTCTATTGAAAAGTGAACGGCAAGCAAAGGAGATAGTTATCTCTTCGGGCTTATCCACATATCTTTCCTCGAGGGTGGAAGACCTGATTTTCCATGATGGAAGTGTAGTGATAAAACACGTGAGTGAGTTAGACATTGAAGATAATCTGAAGGAGAAAGAAGAACATCAAAGTCTTGACATTTTGACGGCTGTCAAAAACAGCTCTGATCTTATACCATCCATTTATGAAGGTGGTATGAAAATATGGAAATGTAGCCTTGATTTGGTTGATTATTTAATTGAAAGAGGAATagaatttgaaggaaaacGCGTTTTGGAAATAGGCTGTGGTGCCGGCTTGCCTGgtatttttgctgttttgaaaGGCGCTAAAGTTGATTTTCAAGACTACAATGAAGATGTGATTAGGTACATCACAATTCCTAATGTCCTGACGAATTtacaacaatttaaaacaatctCTGAAGGTGAAGCTGATTCTAAAATGTGCCATCTCTATCAACAAGTTCGCGAGAGCTGCCGCTTCTTTTGTGGCGACTGGGGAAGTGTTGTCGATTTTATAAATCCAGAACACGTAAAAGAAATGACGTATGATATCGTTTTAACTTCAGAAACAATATATTCTGTGAGTTCTTATCACAAGCTGTATAACTTCATTAAAAAGCATGTAAAGAAACCAATTGGTGTAGCATATGTGGCTGCTAAAACACATTACTTTGGCGTTGGTGGAGGAACCAGAAGCTTTGAAGAAATGGTAATGAAGGATGGggaattcaaaatttcagtGAGCAAGGTGTACAATGAAGGTGttcaaagggaaattttatgCATGCAgcacagaaaagaaaattaa
- the LOC141897748 gene encoding aminoacyl tRNA synthase complex-interacting multifunctional protein 2-like isoform X1, which translates to MASSVAISMYSLPTFYDNVEVPLPKNMYNLPSYYETKIESMGSSKSLQSLEKRQDDMLLELHRLKATVEKMAINLGVSLPSYRAKTTPSTQDLVISASPSDPPLIICTLQHIMKQRGLLHSTASYTHSSVEGCIPEHVRTCFHNFSCSPKEKGRAPVILTILWKKEQHLPYLVVSPCSHTALFGEITIARYLCRTFLPDLYGDLTPEESAVADNWIDQSLEGSKVVKNLEAKLGKQQWIVGSAMSLADVVLASCIVKKGGGKALSDNLNKWFESIPGLPPC; encoded by the exons ATGGCGTCTTCAGTAGCGATATCTATGTATAGTTTGCCGACTTTTTACGACAATGTGGAAGTCCCACTACCAAAAAACATGTACAACTTACCCAGTTACTATGAAACAAAGATAGAGTCAATG GGTTCTTCAAAGAGCTTGCAATCGTTGGAAAAAAGGCAAGACGATATGTTATTGGAACTCCATAGACTAAAAGCTACTGTTGAAAAGATGGCAATCAATCTTGGAGTTTCACTTCCGTCATACAGAGCGAAA ACAACACCAAGTACTCAAGATCTGGTAATTTCAGCTTCTCCATCAGACCCACCATTGATTATTTGCACTCTTCAACACATAATGAAGCAGAGAGGATTGTTGCACTCTACAGCAAGTTATACTCACTCGTCAGTTGAGGGATGCATTCCCGAACATGTCAGAACATGCTTTCATAACTTTTCCTGTTCACCTAAAGAGAAGGGTCGAGCACCAGTCATCTTAACTattctatggaaaaaag AACAACATCTTCCATATCTTGTGGTATCTCCCTGCTCTCACACAGCTCTTTTTGGTGAAATAACTATTGCACGTTACCTCTGTCGCACTTTCTTGCCTGACTTATATGGTGACTTGACACCTGAAGAGTCTGCTGTAGCAGACAACTGGATTGACCAATCACTTGAGGGAAGTaaagttgttaaaaatttGGAGGCAAAGTTAGGGAAGCAGCAATGGATTGTTGGAAGTGCAATGAGCCTTGCAGATGTTGTGCTGGCCTCATGTATTGTCAAGAAAGGTGGTGGTAAAGCATTGTCTGACAATTTGAACAAGTGGTTTGAGAGTATTCCTGGACTACCACcatgttaa
- the LOC141897744 gene encoding phosphoribosyl pyrophosphate synthase-associated protein 2-like isoform X1, translating to MNPGQSGFVVFSLNSNRELSEKIARKLGIELAPCDVGKFQNQGETKVKIGVSVRGRDVYIIQSGLGENLGVNDALMELFILAYGCKTSCARRIIGVLPYLPYSKQSKMNKRGSIPSKLVASLMCKAGLTNIITVDLHSKEIQGFYDAPVDNLRASPFLVQYITDKVADFRNAVIVARNPGSAIRATSFAERLRLGLAVIHGEQKEPESERLDGRQSPPPALAESQKFAYTFTDHAMDLPGFLPKAKPPINVVGDVGGKIAIIVDDMIDEAESFVTAAKLLKERGAYKILVMVTHGLLSANAPELIDDSVIDEIVVTNTVSHDSKMSRCSKIRTVDISSLLAEAIRRIHNGESMGYLFRNVPLED from the exons ATGAACCCTGGTCAAAGCggctttgttgttttttctctgAATTCAAACAGAGAACTGTCTGAGAAGATCGCTAG GAAGCTTGGAATCGAGCTTGCTCCGTGTGATGTAGGAAAGTTTCAGAACCAAGGTG AAACCAAAGTGAAAATTGGGGTGTCTGTTCGTGGAAGAGATGTTTATATTATACAGTCAGGACTTGG GGAAAATCTTGGTGTTAATGATGCTCTGATGGAGTTGTTTATTTTGGCATATGGGTGCAAAACATCTTGTGCAAGGAGAATTATTG GTGTTCTTCCCTACTTACCATActcaaaacaaagtaaaatgaacaaaaggGGATCAATTCCTTCCAAGCTAGTTGCTTCTTTGATGTGCAAAGCAG GTCTTACAAATATCATAACAGTTGATCTGCACTCTAAGGAAATTCAAGGATTTTATGATGCCCCAGTTGACAACTTGAGAGCTTCTCCATTTCTTGTCCAGTATATCACAGACAAG GTTGCTGACTTCAGAAATGCAGTAATCGTTGCAAGGAATCCAGGTTCAGCTATCAG GGCCACATCTTTTGCTGAGCGATTGAGGCTTGGATTAGCAGTGATCCATGGGGAACAAAAGGAACCAGAGAGTGAGCGTCTTGATGGGCGTCAGTCACCACCACCTGCATTAGCAGAGTCACAGAAATTTGCTTATACATTTACCGATCATGCCATGGATCTACCAG GATTTCTTCCGAAAGCCAAACCACCAATCAATGTTGTTGGAGATGTTGGAGGAAAAATAGCGATAATAGTT GATGACATGATTGACGAGGCAGAATCTTTTGTCACTGCTGCCAAACTTTTGAAGGAGCGTGGGGCTTACAAGATTTTGGTTATGGTAACCCATGGCCTTTTGTCTGCAAATGCACCTGAACTGATCGATGACTCTGTGATTGACGAG ATTGTTGTCACAAATACAGTTTCCCATGATTCTAAGATGTCTCGATGCAGTAAGATAAGAACAGTGGATATAAGCTCACTTCTGGCTGAAGCAATCCGCCGGATTCACAATGGAGAGTCAATGGGATATCTATTTAGAAATGTGCCATTAGAAGATTAA